In the Candidatus Methylomirabilota bacterium genome, CGTCTCCCCGTCCCGGCTAGAGCTTCGCCATGTTCTGGATGATGGCCGTCCCGAACTCCGAGCACTTCACCTCCGTCGCGCCGTCCATCAGGCGCGCGAAGTCGTAGGTGACGACCTTGGACTGGATCGTCTTCTCGAGGCCCGCGATGATCCGGTCGGCCGCGTCGGTCCAGCCCATGTAGCGCAGCATCATCTCGCCCGAGAGGATCACCGAGCCCGGGTTGACCTTGTCCTGGCCGGCGTACTTCGGCGCGGTGCCGTGCGTCGCCTCGAAGAGCGCGTGGCCGGTGTCGTAGTTGATGTTGGCGCCGGGCGCGATCCCGATCCCGCCCACCTGCGCGGCGAGGGCGTCCGAGATCAGGTCGCCCGTGAGGTTCGGGGCCGGGATCACGTCGAACTCGTCGGGCCGGGTGAGGATCTGCTGGAGGAACGCGTCCGTGATCGCGTCCTTGATGAGGATCTTGCCGGCCGGCGGCTTGCCGCCGCAGTCGTCCCACGACACGGTCTTGTCGCCGAACTCGCGCTTGGCGAGCGCGTACCCCCACTTCATGAACATCCCTTCCGTGTACTTCTGGATGTTCCCCTTGTGGACGAGGGTCACGTTCTTCCTGTTGTTCTCGATCGCGTAGCGGATCGCGGCGCGGATCAGCCGCTCGGAGCCCTCCTTGGAGACGGGCTTGACGCCGATGGACGAGGTATTGGGGAAGCGGATCTTGGTGACCTTCATCTCCTTCTGGAGGAAGTCCACCACCTTCTTCGCCTCGGGCGTCCCCTGCTCCCACTCGATGCCCGCGTAGATGTCCTCGGTGTTCTCGCGGAAGATCACCATGTCCACCTTGTCGGGCCGCTTCACCGGCGACGGCACGCCCTTGAAGTACTTGACCGGGCGGAGGCAGACGTAGAGATCGAGCACCTGGCGGAGCGTGACGTTCAGCGAGCGGAAGCCCTCGCCGACGGGCGTCGTCAGCGGGCCCTTGATCGCCACGAGAAACTCGCGGATGACGTCGAGCGTCTCCTCCGGCAGGAGGTTCGGCGGGCAGTCCTTGCCGTAGACCGCCTGGGCCTTCTCGCCCGCGTACACCTCGGCCCACGCGATCTTCTTCTTCCCGCGGTAGCTCTGCTCGACCGCCGCGTCGAGCACGCGCACCGAGGCGCGCCAGATGTCGGGGCCGGTGCCGTCGCCCTCGATGAACGCGATGATCGGGTCGTCCGGGACGCGGAGCTTCCCGTGCTCGATCGTGATCTTGCCACCCTTCGGGATCTTGACCCTGCCCGCCATCACGTCCGCTCCCCCTGGGCGGCGTTGAGCGCCGACCCGGCCTTGAACCAGGTGATGTGCTCGTCGGTGAGGCTGTGGAGCGCCTCGATGGTCTCGCCGCGGCCGTCGGGCTTCTTGATCGTCACGCTCACCGGCTGGCCGGGCCGAAGCGCCGCGAGGCCGGTCACGCTGACGCGGTCCTGCGCCTCGAAGCGGTCGTAGTCGTTCGGGTCCTTGAACGTGAGCGGCAGGACGCCCTGCTTCTTGAGATTGGTCTCGTGGATGCGCGCGAAGCTCTTGACGAGCACCACCGCGCACCCGAGATAGCGCGGCGACATCGCCGCGTGCTCGCGGCTGCTGCCCTCGCCGTAGTTCTCGCCGCCGATGACCACCCACCGGACGCCCTTGGCCTTGAGCTCGCGCGCGATCTTCGCGAACGGCTGCGGCGCGCCGCCCGTCAGGGGGTTGACGCCCTTCCCGGCCTCGCCGGTGAACGCGTTCACGGCGCCGAGGAACATGTTGTCGCTGATCTTGGCGAGGTGGCCGCGATAGCGGAGCCAGGGCCCGGCCGGCGATATATGGTCGGTCGTCGTCTTGCCCTTGGTCTTCACGAGGATCGGCAGGTCCACGAAGTCTTTGCCGTCCCACGGCGCGAAGGGCTCGAGAATCTGCAGCCTCTCGCTGTCCGGGCGGACGATCACCTGGATTGCGTCGCCGTCGGCCGCGGGCTCCTCGTAGCCCTCGGCGCCGCCGGCGAAGCCGTCGCGCGGCAGCTCCTCGGCCTCGGGCGGCGTGAGGCGGAACGCGCGACCCTGCCCGTCGGGGATCGTGCCGTGCACAGGGTCGAACTCGAGCGTGCCCGCGAAGGCGAGCGCGGTGACGATCTCGGGGCTCGTGAGGAAGGAAAGCGTCGCGGCGCTCCCGTCGTTGCGGCCGGGGAAGTTCCGGTTGAACGACGAGACGATCGTGTTCGTCTCGCCGGTCTTGACGTCGCCCCGCTTCCACTGGCCGATGCACGGCCCGCATGCGTTCGCGAGCACGGTGCCGCCGATCTTCTGGAAGGTCTCGATGATCCCGTCGCGCTTGATCGTCTGGTAGATCCGCTCGGAGCCCGGCGTGATCCAGAACGGGACCTTCGCGCGGAGCCCGGCCTTGATCCCCTGCGCCGCGATGTGCGCGGCGCGGCGCATGTCCTCGTAGGAGGAGTTGGTGCACGAGCCGATCAGCGCGTTGGTGATCTTCGCCGGCCAGCCGTTCGCCTTCACCTCGTCGGCCAGCGTCGAGATGGGCCGCCCGCGGTCGGGCGAGTGCGGCCCGACGACGTGCGGCTCGAGCGTGTCGAGATTGATCTCGACCAGCTCGTCGTAGAACTTCTGCGGCTCCGCGAGGACCTCCGGGTCGGGCCGCAGGTGCTCCGCGACCTCCTCGGCGAGCGTCGCGAGGTCGGCGCGGTCGGTCGCGCGCAGGTACGCCGCCATGCGCGCGTCGAACGGGAAGACCGACGTGGTCGCGCCGAGCTCGGCGCCCATGTTGCAGATCGTCCCCTTGCCGGTCGCGCTGATGGAGTCCGCCCCGGGACCGATGTACTCGACGATCTTGTTGGTGCCGCCCTTGACGGTCAGGAGCGTGCAGAGGTACGTGATGACGTCCTTCGGCGCCGTCCAGCCCGCGAGCTTCCCCGTGAGGTGCACGCCGACGAGCTTCGGGTCGAGCACCTCCCACGGGAGCCCCGCCATCACCTCGCCGCAGTCGGCGCCGCCCACGCCGATCGCAAGCATGCCGAGGCCGCCGCCGTTGGGCGTGTGGGAATCGGCGCCGATCATGAGCCCGCCCGGGAACGCGTAGTTCTCGAGGACGACCTGGTGGATGATGCCCGCGCCCGGCTTCCAGAACCCGATGCCGTACTTCTTCGCCGCCGAGTGGAGGAAGTCGTAGACTTCCTGATTCTCGCGGATCGCGCGCGCGAGGTCGTCCGCGCTGCCGCTCTCGGCGCGGATCAGGTGGTCGCAGTGGAGCGTCGTCGGGACCGCGACGCGCTTGCGCCCCGAGTGCATGAACTGGAGCAGCGCCATCTGGCCGGTGACGTCCTGCAGGCCGACGCGGTCGACGCGCAGTCGCAGGATCGCCTTGCCGCGCGCCCACGTCTGGCCCTCGAAATCCCAGCAGTGGGCGACGAGGATCTTCTCGGAGAGCGTGAGCGGCCGC is a window encoding:
- the icd gene encoding NADP-dependent isocitrate dehydrogenase, which produces MAGRVKIPKGGKITIEHGKLRVPDDPIIAFIEGDGTGPDIWRASVRVLDAAVEQSYRGKKKIAWAEVYAGEKAQAVYGKDCPPNLLPEETLDVIREFLVAIKGPLTTPVGEGFRSLNVTLRQVLDLYVCLRPVKYFKGVPSPVKRPDKVDMVIFRENTEDIYAGIEWEQGTPEAKKVVDFLQKEMKVTKIRFPNTSSIGVKPVSKEGSERLIRAAIRYAIENNRKNVTLVHKGNIQKYTEGMFMKWGYALAKREFGDKTVSWDDCGGKPPAGKILIKDAITDAFLQQILTRPDEFDVIPAPNLTGDLISDALAAQVGGIGIAPGANINYDTGHALFEATHGTAPKYAGQDKVNPGSVILSGEMMLRYMGWTDAADRIIAGLEKTIQSKVVTYDFARLMDGATEVKCSEFGTAIIQNMAKL
- a CDS encoding aconitate hydratase — encoded protein: MSAEQVRSLYASMPGRLARARAAFGRPLTLSEKILVAHCWDFEGQTWARGKAILRLRVDRVGLQDVTGQMALLQFMHSGRKRVAVPTTLHCDHLIRAESGSADDLARAIRENQEVYDFLHSAAKKYGIGFWKPGAGIIHQVVLENYAFPGGLMIGADSHTPNGGGLGMLAIGVGGADCGEVMAGLPWEVLDPKLVGVHLTGKLAGWTAPKDVITYLCTLLTVKGGTNKIVEYIGPGADSISATGKGTICNMGAELGATTSVFPFDARMAAYLRATDRADLATLAEEVAEHLRPDPEVLAEPQKFYDELVEINLDTLEPHVVGPHSPDRGRPISTLADEVKANGWPAKITNALIGSCTNSSYEDMRRAAHIAAQGIKAGLRAKVPFWITPGSERIYQTIKRDGIIETFQKIGGTVLANACGPCIGQWKRGDVKTGETNTIVSSFNRNFPGRNDGSAATLSFLTSPEIVTALAFAGTLEFDPVHGTIPDGQGRAFRLTPPEAEELPRDGFAGGAEGYEEPAADGDAIQVIVRPDSERLQILEPFAPWDGKDFVDLPILVKTKGKTTTDHISPAGPWLRYRGHLAKISDNMFLGAVNAFTGEAGKGVNPLTGGAPQPFAKIARELKAKGVRWVVIGGENYGEGSSREHAAMSPRYLGCAVVLVKSFARIHETNLKKQGVLPLTFKDPNDYDRFEAQDRVSVTGLAALRPGQPVSVTIKKPDGRGETIEALHSLTDEHITWFKAGSALNAAQGERT